The Vicia villosa cultivar HV-30 ecotype Madison, WI linkage group LG1, Vvil1.0, whole genome shotgun sequence genome includes a region encoding these proteins:
- the LOC131644954 gene encoding uncharacterized mitochondrial protein AtMg00810-like encodes MEYGVYVQHSGGNMILVCLYVDDILMTGGCYEEVVKFKKILMSEFEMSDLGKLVYFLGMEVLYSKKGIILHQLKYELELLKRFKLQNCKASITPSETNHKLDSDSDGEDVDAKTFKQLVGSLRYLCNTRPDICYVVGMVIRFMSKPKWSHY; translated from the coding sequence ATGGAATATGGCGTTTATGTACAACATTCTGGAGGCAATATGATTCTGgtgtgtctctatgttgatgacatattgatgACAGGTGGTTGTTATGAAGAGGTAGTCAAGTTCAAGAAGATTCTGATGAGTGAGTTTGAAATGTCTGACCTAGGAAAGTTGGTATACTTTCTAGGGATGGAGGTATTGTACTCTAAGAAGGGTATAATTttgcatcagttgaagtatgaaCTTGAACTTCTAAAGAGATTTAAGTTGCAGAACTGTAAGGCTTCTATCACTCCATCAGAAACCAATCATAAATTGGATTCTGACTCTGATGGTGAGGATGTGGATGCTAAAACCTTCAAACAgttggttggttctctaaggtatttgtgtaataccagaccTGATATTTGCTATGTAGTTGGAATGGTTattaggttcatgagtaaacctaagtggtcccattactaA